In the Carassius gibelio isolate Cgi1373 ecotype wild population from Czech Republic chromosome A2, carGib1.2-hapl.c, whole genome shotgun sequence genome, one interval contains:
- the LOC127935877 gene encoding nuclear receptor ROR-beta, with protein sequence MRAQIEVIPCKICGDKSSGIHYGVITCEGCKGFFRRSQQNNAMYSCSRQRNCQIDRTNRNRCQHCRLQKCLALGMSRDAVKFGRMSKKQRDSLYAEVQRHQQLSRDCLAGLGGGLASHDREETGEDITHSRPYSSGGSSSNLSDLDDIATLPDGLLFDLPLTPEEAGEYCSLEMLGGGRGSGSAGSGSSSNQSSPEPSTVDLAEVKHEYILPENSLLTHSLLGSLPDNCSLQDIERITQNVVKSHLETSQCTTEELKKLTWNLYTPEETRSFQLKSAEWMWQQCALHITNAIQYVVEFAKRISGFMDLCQNDQIILLKAGCLEILLIRMCRAYNSSNNTMFFDGKFASPQLFKALGCDDLVNAVFDLAKSLSRLQLSEEEMALFSAAVLLAPDRPWLTESQQVQKLQEKVYVALQHSLHMNRATTEKLDKMVSKLPQMKSICNLHIDKLEFFRLVHPETAYSFPPLYREVFGSEINFPDSTNS encoded by the exons ATGAGAG ctcAAATTGAGGTTATACCATGTAAAATCTGTGGTGACAAATCCTCTGGGATTCACTATGGTGTTATTACATGTGAAGGGTGCAAG GGGTTTTTCCGCCGCAGCCAGCAGAACAATGCCATGTACTCGTGTTCACGGCAGAGGAACTGTCAGATCGACCGAACCAACAGGAACCGCTGCCAACACTGCCGTCTGCAGAAGTGCCTGGCACTCGGCATGAGCCGTGATG cgGTGAAGTTTGGCCGAATGTCAAAGAAACAGCGGGACAGCCTGTACGCAGAGGTGCAGCGGCACCAGCAGCTGTCTCGGGACTGTCTGGCAGGTTTGGGTGGTGGTCTGGCATCACATGACCGTGAAGAGACGGGTGAAGACATCACACACAGTCGGCCATACAGCAGTGGTGGTTCGAGCTCTAACCTCAGTGACCTGGACGACATCGCCACGCTGCCTGACGGTTTGCTGTTTGACCTGCCTCTCACCCCAGAGGAGGCGGGCGAGTACTGCTCTCTGGAGATGCTCGGGGGCGGCCGAGGGTCCGGGAGTGCTGGAAGTGGAAGCTCGTCCAATCAGAGCTCTCCAGAGCCCAGCACAGTAGATTTGGCGGAAGTGAAGCATGAGTATATTCTACCTGAAAACAGTCTTCTTACACACTCTCTCCTGGGATCTCTACCAGACAACTGCTCTCTACAGGACATAG AGCGAATCACTCAAAATGTGGTGAAGTCTCACCTGGAGACGAGTCAGTGCACCACAGAAGAGCTGAAAAAACTCACCTGGAACCTCTACACTCCTGAAGAAACCCGCAGCTTTCAGCTCAAG TCTGCAGAATGGATGTGGCAGCAGTGTGCCCTGCACATAACAAACGCCATCCAGTACGTCGTGGAGTTCGCTAAACGCATCTCTGGATTCATGGACCTCTGCCAGAATGACCAGATCATCCTGCTCAAAGCAG GATGTCTGGAAATCCTGTTGATTCGAATGTGCCGTGCTTACAACTCTTCAAATAACACAATGTTTTTTGATGGCAAGTTCGCCAGTCCTCAGCTCTTCAAAGCTCTCG GGTGTGATGACCTGGTGAACGCTGTCTTTGATTTGGCTAAAAGTCTGAGCCGTCTTCAGCTGAGTGAGGAGGAAATGGCTTTATTCAGCGCTGCGGTCCTGCTGGCTCCAG ATCGGCCGTGGTTGACAGAGTCTCAGCAGGTGCAGAAGCTCCAGGAGAAGGTTTACGTGGCTCTTCAGCACAGCCTGCACATGAACAGAGCCACTACTGAGAAACTGGATAAG ATGGTGTCCAAACTACCGCAGATGAAGTCCATCTGTAACCTACATATAGACAAGCTGGAGTTCTTCCGTCTGGTTCACCCAGAAACAGCCTACAGCTTCCCTCCTCTGTACAGGGAAGTGTTTGGCAGTGAGATCAACTTCCCTGACTCCACCAACAGTTAG